A stretch of the Streptosporangium sp. NBC_01755 genome encodes the following:
- a CDS encoding GNAT family N-acetyltransferase: MDISSRASAYLRAYDEQLRARPMPGRTAERIGPLLRIVSNGHGQGFLTYRDLGGLEGVELDAFIVRQRDFFTRVGREVEWKYHGYDLPADLPERLAMAGFEAGERETVLVGEAGELAGVHAPPAGVRLREVAGRDDLECIRELEETVWDTDHGWLPGMLERELAGPGDPCAVVIAEACGQVVCAAWVRFHEGTDFVSLWGGSTLKEWRGRGVYRAMVSYRAGLAVARGFRLLQVDASDGSRPILTRLGLEAITTTTPYVWVPPTL, encoded by the coding sequence ATGGACATCTCATCGCGGGCTTCCGCCTATCTTCGGGCATATGACGAGCAGCTTCGGGCCCGGCCGATGCCGGGCCGCACGGCCGAGAGGATCGGTCCGCTGCTGAGGATCGTGTCGAACGGCCATGGCCAGGGTTTCCTGACATATCGCGACCTTGGTGGTTTGGAGGGAGTCGAGCTGGACGCCTTCATCGTGCGCCAGCGGGACTTCTTCACCCGGGTCGGACGCGAGGTCGAGTGGAAGTACCACGGTTATGACCTGCCCGCCGACCTGCCCGAGCGGCTCGCGATGGCCGGGTTCGAGGCGGGGGAGCGGGAGACGGTGCTCGTCGGCGAGGCCGGTGAGCTGGCCGGTGTCCACGCGCCACCCGCCGGGGTGCGGTTGCGCGAGGTGGCGGGCCGGGATGACCTGGAGTGCATCCGTGAGCTGGAGGAGACGGTCTGGGACACAGACCACGGCTGGCTGCCCGGCATGCTGGAGCGCGAGCTCGCCGGTCCCGGGGACCCGTGCGCGGTGGTGATCGCCGAGGCGTGCGGGCAGGTGGTGTGCGCGGCGTGGGTGCGTTTCCACGAGGGCACCGATTTCGTCTCGCTGTGGGGCGGTTCGACCCTGAAGGAGTGGCGGGGCAGGGGTGTCTACCGGGCGATGGTGTCGTACCGGGCGGGGTTGGCGGTGGCGCGGGGCTTCCGCCTGCTGCAGGTGGACGCCTCCGATGGCAGCCGCCCGATCCTGACCAGGCTTGGCCTGGAGGCGATCACGACGACGACGCCGTACGTGTGGGTACCGCCGACCCTTTGA
- a CDS encoding winged helix DNA-binding domain-containing protein, with product MPEVLSRRALNRATLGRQLLLARAELPALEAVRRLYGMQAQAPNPPYIGLWARLAGFTHDDLARLINERLVVRLALMRSTIHLVTADDCLALRPMLGPLLARGLRGTHGKGLAGVDLDELAVVGRKLVEERPLTFRELGAALRERWPDSPAEALAAGVRNTLALVQVPPRGIWGVGGQATHTTAEAWLGRPQDERPSAEEVIRRYLAAYGPATVMDVQQWSGMTRLGEVVRGMGLRNFATEDGAELFDLPEAPRPGAETPAPVRYLSEFDNMLLSFAPRTRTRITEEEYRGRIFTVNGIIKATVLVDGFVRGIWKVTGKRDGAVLEVELFAQVSEGERAALEVEGARLLDFVAPEASSRAVRFREA from the coding sequence ATGCCCGAGGTGCTCAGCCGGCGCGCGCTCAACCGGGCCACTCTGGGGCGGCAGTTGCTGCTGGCCCGCGCCGAGTTGCCCGCGCTGGAGGCGGTCCGGCGCCTGTACGGCATGCAGGCACAGGCCCCCAACCCTCCCTACATCGGGCTCTGGGCCCGCCTGGCCGGGTTCACCCACGACGACCTCGCCCGGCTGATCAACGAGCGCCTGGTGGTGAGGCTGGCGCTGATGCGCTCCACCATCCATCTGGTCACCGCCGACGACTGCCTGGCGCTTCGCCCGATGCTGGGACCGCTGCTGGCGCGGGGTCTGCGGGGTACGCACGGCAAGGGTCTGGCCGGTGTGGACCTGGACGAGCTCGCCGTCGTCGGGCGCAAGCTGGTGGAGGAACGTCCGCTGACCTTCCGCGAGCTCGGGGCGGCGCTGCGGGAGCGGTGGCCGGATTCCCCCGCCGAGGCTCTGGCCGCCGGGGTGCGCAACACACTGGCGTTGGTACAGGTCCCGCCGAGAGGCATCTGGGGTGTGGGCGGCCAGGCCACCCACACCACCGCGGAGGCATGGCTGGGCCGGCCTCAGGACGAGCGGCCCTCCGCCGAGGAGGTGATCCGCCGCTACCTCGCCGCCTACGGTCCCGCCACCGTGATGGACGTCCAGCAGTGGTCGGGCATGACCCGCCTGGGGGAGGTCGTCCGCGGGATGGGGCTGCGGAACTTCGCGACCGAGGACGGTGCGGAGCTGTTCGACCTGCCCGAGGCGCCGCGTCCGGGTGCCGAGACCCCTGCCCCGGTGCGCTACCTGTCGGAGTTCGACAACATGCTGCTGTCGTTCGCCCCGCGGACCAGGACCCGGATCACGGAGGAGGAGTATCGGGGGCGGATCTTCACGGTCAACGGCATCATCAAGGCGACGGTGCTGGTCGACGGCTTCGTACGGGGCATCTGGAAGGTGACGGGGAAGCGGGACGGGGCGGTCCTGGAGGTGGAGCTGTTCGCGCAGGTGAGTGAGGGGGAGCGGGCGGCGCTGGAGGTGGAGGGAGCTCGCCTGCTCGACTTCGTCGCCCCTGAGGCGTCATCTCGCGCCGTCCGCTTTCGCGAAGCCTGA